In Sylvia atricapilla isolate bSylAtr1 chromosome 25, bSylAtr1.pri, whole genome shotgun sequence, a genomic segment contains:
- the ST7L gene encoding suppressor of tumorigenicity 7 protein-like isoform X3 produces the protein MPECKVWRNPLNLFRGAEYSRYMWVTGKEPLTYYDMNLSAQDHQTFFTCDTDALRPSDTVMQKAWRERNPQARIKAAYQALELNNDCATAYVLLAEEEATTIVDAEKYFKQALKAGEMIYRKSQNCHSQSPQHEAQLRRDTNVLVYVRRRLAMCARKLGRIREAVKMMRDLMKEFPLLSMLNIHENLLEALLELQAYADVQAVLAKYDDISLPKSAAICYTAALLKARAVSERWVFPFRFSPETASKRGLSTAEINAVEAIHRAVEFNPHVPKYLLEMKSLVLPPEHILKRGDSEAVAYAFFHLQHWKRIEGALNLLHCTWEGTFRMIPYPLEKGHLFYPYPSCTETADRELLPTFHEVSVYPQKELPFFIHFTAGLCSFSAMLALLTHQFPELMVIFAKAVLRVLWPVSAPSVLASS, from the exons ATGCCAG aGTGCAAAGTGTGGCGAAATCCTCTCAATCTTTTCAGAGGGGCAGAGTATAGCAG GTACATGTGGGTGACTGGGAAGGAGCCTCTTACTTACTATGACATGAATTTGTCTGCTCAAGATCATCAAACCTTTTTCACATGTGACACGGATGCCCTTCGGCCTTCAGACACAG TTATGCAGAAAGCGTGGCGAGAGAGGAACCCGCAGGCCCGCATTAAAGCAGCGTACCAAGCTCTGGAGTTGAACAATGA TTGTGCTACTGCGTATGTCCTCCTGGCTGAGGAAGAAGCAACAACCATTGTGGATGCTGAGAAGTATTTCAAGCAGGCtctgaaagcaggagaaatgatTTACAGAAAATCTCAGAACTGTCATTCTCAGAGCCCCCAGCACGAAGCACAGCTGA GAAGAGACACCAATGTATTGGTGTATGTGAGAAGGAGACTAGCTATGTGTGCCAGGAAACTTGGAAGAATACGAGAAGCAGTAAAAATGATGAGAGAC TTGATGAAAGAATTTCCACTTCTCAGTATGCTGAATATCCATGAAAACCTCCTAGAGGCCCTTCTGGAGTTACAGGCTTATGCAGATGTCCAGGCAGTTTTAGCCAAGTATGATG ATATCAGTCTTCCCAAATCAGCAGCGATATGttacacagcagctctgctaaAGGCCAGAGCTGTTTCGGAAAG GTGGGTTTTTCCCTTCAGGTTCTCCCCAGAAACTGCCTCCAAGAGAGGGCTTAGTACAGCAGAAATTAATGCTGTGGAAGCAATTCACAGAGCTGTGGAATTTAACCCTCATGTTCCAAAG tatTTACTAGAGATGAAAAGCCTCGTGCTGCCTCCAGAGCACATTCTAAAGCGAGGGGACAGTGAGGCAGTAGCATATGCTTTTTTCCACCTCCAGCACTGGAAGAGGATAGAAGGGGCTCTAAATCTGCTGCACTGCACATGGGAAGGCA CATTTAGGATGATCCCATATCCATTAGAGAAAGGACATCTTTTCTATCCCTACCCAAgctgcacagaaacagcagaCAGAGAACTGTTGCCAA catttcatGAAGTCTCCGTTTATCCCCAGAAGGAACTTCCCTTTTTCATCCATTTCACAGCAGGCCTGTGTTCCTTTTCAGCCATGCTGGCCCTCCTTACCCACCAGTTCCCTGAGCTGATGGTCATTTTTGCAAAAGCT GTGCTGCGGGTGCTGTGGCCGGTGAGTGCTCCCAGTGTTCTGGCCTCCAGCTGA